One Primulina huaijiensis isolate GDHJ02 chromosome 8, ASM1229523v2, whole genome shotgun sequence genomic region harbors:
- the LOC140982689 gene encoding uroporphyrinogen decarboxylase, chloroplastic, with amino-acid sequence MACVYGCSVSSISAKFNFNPLSNKKPRFICSVAGAVAEPKAINATEPLLLDAVRGKEVERPPVWLMRQAGRYMKSYQTLCEKYPSFRERSENVDLVVEISLQPWKVFRPDGVILFSDILTPLSGMNIPFDIVKGKGPIIFDPIRSAADVEKVREFNPEESVPYVGEALTILREEVNNEAAVLGFVGAPFTLASYVVEGGSSKHFSKIKRLAFSEPKVLHALLQKFATSMAKYIQYQADKGAQAVQIFDSWATELSPVDFEEFSLPYLKQIVDTVKLTHPEFPLILYASGSGGLIERLPLTGVDVVSLDWTVDMAEGRRRLGSNVAVQGNVDPGVLFGSKEFITDRIHDTVKKAGRGKHILNLGHGIVVGTPEENVAHFFEVAKGLRY; translated from the exons atgGCTTGTGTTTACGGCTGCTCAGTTTCTTCAATCTCTGCTAAATTCAACTTCAACCCGCTTTCAAATAAAAAACCCAGATTCATTTGCTCCGTAGCAG GGGCTGTTGCCGAACCAAAAGCAATCAATGCCACAGAACCTTTGTTACTTGATGCTGTACGTGGGAAAGAAGTAGAGAGACCTCCGGTTTGGCTTATGAGACAAGCGGGGAGGTACATGAAG AGTTACCAAACCCTCTGTGAGAAGTATCCATCCTTCCGTGAGAGATCAGAAAATGTGGATCTTGTGGTGGAAATTTCCCTTCAGCCATGGAAAGTTTTCAGACCAGATGGG GTCATTTTATTTTCCGACATTCTTACTCCTTTGTCTGGTATGAACATACCATTTGATATCGTAAAAGGTAAGGGTCCTATCATATTTGATCCAATTAGATCCGCTGCTGATGTTGAGAAAGTGAGAGAATTCAATCCTGAAGAGTCAGTTCCATATGTTGGGGAAGCTTTAACTATCCTGCGAGAGGAG GTAAATAATGAAGCTGCGGTTCTTGGTTTTGTCGGCGCTCCTTTCACCTTGGCTTCTTATGTAGTTGAAGGAGGTTCTTCGAAGCACTTCTCAAAAATAAAGAGATTGGCTTTCTCAGAACCCAAG GTCCTTCATGCACTACTTCAAAAATTTGCAACCTCCATGGCGAAATATATTCAGTACCAAGCAGACAAGGGAGCTCAAGCCGTTCAGATATTCGATTCTTGGGCCACAGAACTTAGCCCCGTAGATTTCGAAGAGTTCAGTCTACCTTACCTGAAACAAATAGTAGACACTGTGAAACTCACCCATCCCGAATTCCCACTAATTCTTTATGCCAGTGGATCAGGTGGCCTAATTGAGAGACTACCACTAACCGGTGTAGATGTTGTTAGCTTGGATTGGACAGTGGACATGGCTGAGGGAAGGCGTCGACTTGGCTCCAACGTGGCAGTTCAGGGTAATGTGGATCCTGGTGTTCTTTTTGGCTCAAAAGAATTCATCACTGACCGTATACATGATACTGTGAAAAAAGCTGGTAGAGGGAAACATATACTGAATCTTGGACATGGCATCGTAGTAGGTACACCTGAGGAAAATGTTGCTCATTTCTTCGAAGTTGCTAAAGGTCTTAGGTACTAG